In one window of Qipengyuania profundimaris DNA:
- the trpE gene encoding anthranilate synthase component I yields the protein MSTALEGLDQARAELSEGRPALVWRSIVADTETPVSAALKLFEEGRGDFVLESVEGGETRGRYSLIGIAPDLVFRARGDEAEINRDWQTDRKAFVPCKIGAMDALRTLTQDCQCATPVALPPALACLVGYFGYETIGLVEKLLRAPQSDVDLPDMLFVRPTVILVFDRLSDTLFCIAPVWPDGSLDLAQERIDEALRKLSLPLSQSADRYPDHIEPQLTSTIDADDYQAMVLRAKDYIAAGDIFQVVLSQRFTSPFELPPMALYRSLRRINPSPFLYFLDLPGFAVVGSSPEILVRVREGEVTIRPIAGTRPRGTTQEADRLAEKSLLADPKERAEHLMLLDLGRNDVGRVADAGSVEVTESFTVERYSHVMHIVSNVVGRLAEGKDALDALFAGFPAGTVSGAPKVRACEIIAELEPATRGPYAGGVGYFAPDGSVDSCIVLRTAVVKDGIMQVQAGAGIVADSDPAYEQRECEAKAGALLAAAKDAVRLANEAGYGQ from the coding sequence TTGTCCACCGCTCTCGAAGGCCTCGACCAAGCGCGCGCCGAGCTGAGCGAGGGTCGTCCCGCGCTGGTCTGGCGCAGCATCGTAGCTGATACCGAAACGCCAGTCAGCGCGGCGCTCAAGCTGTTCGAGGAAGGGCGCGGCGATTTCGTACTCGAGTCGGTCGAGGGTGGCGAGACACGCGGGCGCTATAGCCTGATCGGCATCGCACCCGATTTGGTGTTCCGCGCGCGTGGAGACGAGGCGGAAATCAATCGCGATTGGCAGACGGATCGCAAGGCTTTCGTTCCGTGCAAGATTGGCGCGATGGATGCGCTGCGCACGCTAACTCAGGACTGCCAATGTGCGACGCCTGTCGCGCTTCCGCCCGCCCTCGCCTGCCTCGTCGGCTATTTCGGATACGAGACAATCGGCCTGGTCGAGAAACTTCTTCGGGCTCCGCAGAGCGACGTCGATTTGCCGGACATGCTTTTCGTCCGCCCGACAGTGATCCTCGTCTTCGACCGGCTCAGCGACACGTTGTTCTGTATTGCGCCGGTCTGGCCGGACGGATCGCTAGATTTGGCGCAGGAGCGGATCGACGAAGCTCTTCGGAAGCTCTCCCTGCCGCTGTCACAGTCTGCCGACCGGTATCCCGACCATATCGAACCTCAGCTCACCTCGACTATCGATGCGGACGATTATCAGGCAATGGTCTTGCGTGCGAAAGACTACATCGCGGCCGGGGATATCTTTCAGGTCGTCCTCTCGCAGCGATTCACCTCGCCGTTCGAATTGCCGCCCATGGCGCTCTATCGTTCGCTCAGGCGCATCAACCCGTCGCCCTTCCTCTATTTTCTCGACCTACCCGGCTTCGCCGTGGTCGGCTCGAGCCCCGAAATTCTCGTGCGGGTGCGCGAAGGCGAGGTGACAATCCGCCCGATCGCCGGCACCCGGCCGCGCGGTACGACGCAGGAGGCGGATCGGCTCGCCGAGAAATCGCTTCTGGCCGACCCGAAGGAGCGCGCAGAGCACTTGATGTTGCTCGATCTCGGGCGCAACGACGTCGGGCGCGTGGCGGACGCCGGCAGCGTCGAGGTCACGGAGAGTTTTACGGTCGAACGGTACAGCCACGTCATGCATATCGTCAGCAACGTCGTCGGGCGCCTTGCCGAGGGCAAGGACGCGCTCGATGCGCTGTTTGCCGGGTTCCCGGCAGGCACCGTCAGCGGTGCACCCAAGGTGCGCGCCTGCGAGATTATCGCCGAGCTGGAACCTGCAACGCGCGGCCCCTACGCGGGCGGCGTCGGCTATTTCGCGCCGGACGGATCGGTCGACAGCTGCATTGTCCTGCGCACCGCCGTGGTGAAGGATGGGATCATGCAAGTGCAGGCCGGGGCGGGCATCGTGGCGGACAGCGATCCAGCCTATGAGCAGCGCGAATGCGAAGCCAAGGCCGGCGCCCTGCTCGCCGCGGCAAAGGACGCAGTGCGGCTCGCAAACGAAGCGGGATACGGCCAGTGA
- a CDS encoding phosphodiester glycosidase family protein yields MDLGPSGEAPYRSLTAFSRQRGENGVAFAMNAGIYDDEGEPIGYFVEGSERLETLNIADGEGNFHLKPNGVFYGTAGEWHVRTTEDFLANVTERPEFGTQSGPMLVIDGKLHPEITQDGPSRLIRNAVGVDGQGRAHFVISNAPISFGKLARFYRDELKTPNALFLDGNVSQLWNPATDRLDTGAPIGPIVVVEKKDSE; encoded by the coding sequence ATGGATCTTGGGCCGTCGGGCGAAGCGCCCTATCGCAGCCTGACTGCGTTCTCGCGCCAACGCGGCGAGAACGGCGTCGCCTTTGCAATGAACGCCGGCATATATGACGACGAGGGCGAGCCAATCGGTTACTTCGTTGAAGGTTCGGAGCGGCTCGAAACCCTCAATATAGCCGATGGCGAAGGCAATTTCCACCTCAAGCCCAATGGCGTGTTCTACGGCACGGCGGGCGAATGGCACGTCCGCACGACCGAAGATTTCCTCGCCAATGTGACCGAGCGGCCGGAGTTCGGCACGCAGTCCGGGCCGATGCTGGTGATCGACGGCAAGCTGCATCCTGAAATAACGCAGGACGGCCCTTCCCGGCTGATCCGCAACGCAGTCGGCGTCGATGGGCAGGGCCGGGCCCATTTCGTGATTTCGAACGCGCCGATTTCCTTCGGCAAGCTCGCGCGTTTCTATCGCGATGAACTGAAGACGCCCAATGCTCTGTTCCTCGACGGGAACGTCTCGCAATTGTGGAACCCGGCGACCGACCGCCTCGATACCGGCGCGCCGATCGGCCCGATCGTGGTCGTCGAAAAGAAGGACAGCGAATGA
- the pip gene encoding prolyl aminopeptidase codes for MTEQRRGLYPEIEPYETGILDVGEGHSLYYERVGTPGAKPAVFLHGGPGGGMSPDHRRQWDPELYDVLLFDQRGCGKSLPFAEIEHNDTWRIVADVERLREMCGHDKWQVFGGSWGATLALTYAETHPDRTSELVLRGVFLARQTEKDWLYTYGASEIMAEQWDQFTGLIPEDERGDLVKAYYKRLTSDDEETRLAAAREWSLWEGNVATLLPDPALLDTFADPAKAVPFARICAKFFLEDFFLEEAQLLKNVSALAGIPGIIVQGRHDICTPPTSAWALKKAWPEAELWIVDDAGHSAAEPGIIDGLVRATDKLVGKQA; via the coding sequence ATGACCGAACAGCGCCGTGGCCTCTATCCGGAGATCGAACCCTACGAAACCGGGATCCTGGATGTCGGCGAGGGTCATTCGCTCTATTACGAACGTGTCGGCACGCCCGGCGCGAAACCTGCGGTTTTCCTGCATGGCGGCCCGGGCGGCGGCATGTCGCCCGATCATCGGCGCCAGTGGGACCCCGAGCTTTACGACGTCCTGCTGTTCGACCAGCGCGGATGCGGCAAGTCGCTGCCATTCGCCGAGATCGAGCATAACGATACCTGGCGTATTGTCGCCGATGTCGAGCGCCTCCGCGAGATGTGCGGGCATGACAAGTGGCAGGTCTTCGGCGGTAGCTGGGGCGCGACACTCGCCCTCACCTACGCCGAGACCCATCCCGACCGCACGAGCGAGCTGGTGCTGCGCGGCGTATTCCTCGCGCGCCAGACCGAGAAAGACTGGCTCTACACATATGGCGCCAGCGAAATCATGGCCGAACAATGGGACCAGTTTACCGGCCTCATCCCCGAAGATGAGCGTGGCGATCTGGTGAAAGCCTATTACAAGCGCCTGACCAGCGATGACGAGGAAACACGCCTTGCCGCCGCGCGCGAATGGTCGCTGTGGGAAGGCAATGTCGCCACACTGTTGCCAGATCCTGCCCTGCTGGACACCTTCGCCGATCCCGCGAAGGCCGTGCCCTTCGCCCGGATTTGCGCGAAGTTCTTCCTCGAAGATTTTTTCCTGGAGGAAGCGCAATTGCTCAAGAATGTCAGCGCGCTGGCGGGCATACCCGGAATTATCGTTCAGGGCCGCCACGACATTTGCACGCCGCCGACATCCGCTTGGGCGCTCAAGAAAGCTTGGCCGGAAGCGGAATTGTGGATCGTGGATGATGCCGGACACTCCGCAGCAGAACCGGGCATCATCGATGGCCTCGTGCGGGCGACCGACAAGCTGGTGGGCAAGCAGGCGTGA
- a CDS encoding anthranilate synthase component II, which translates to MTDSRSILVIDNYDSFTFNLVHYLMEMGAEVEVVRNDAISADQAMSSGAAGFLISPGPCTPNEAGVSLNLVAGCADAGKPLLGVCLGHQAIGQHFGGKVVRGGLMHGKTSPVEHDASGVFAGLPSPFIATRYHSLIVEDIPECLAVNATSTTPGLDGSSVMGFRHRDLPIHGVQFHPESIATEHGHALLANFLSLCGIDAKVPA; encoded by the coding sequence ATGACCGACAGCCGCTCCATCCTTGTCATCGACAATTACGACAGCTTCACCTTTAACCTCGTCCATTACCTGATGGAAATGGGCGCCGAAGTGGAGGTGGTGCGCAATGACGCCATTTCGGCGGACCAGGCCATGAGCAGCGGCGCTGCGGGTTTCCTGATCTCGCCCGGTCCCTGCACACCGAACGAGGCCGGCGTCAGTCTCAACCTCGTGGCGGGATGCGCAGATGCGGGCAAGCCGCTACTCGGCGTCTGCCTCGGACATCAGGCGATCGGCCAGCATTTCGGCGGCAAGGTCGTTCGCGGCGGGCTGATGCATGGCAAGACGTCGCCGGTGGAACATGACGCCAGCGGCGTGTTTGCCGGATTGCCGTCACCCTTTATAGCTACCCGATATCACTCGCTGATCGTGGAGGACATTCCCGAGTGCCTCGCGGTCAATGCTACCAGCACGACGCCCGGCCTCGATGGCAGCAGCGTGATGGGTTTCCGTCATCGCGACTTGCCGATCCACGGCGTACAATTCCACCCCGAGAGCATCGCTACCGAACACGGACATGCGCTGCTCGCAAATTTCCTCTCGCTGTGCGGAATCGACGCAAAGGTACCGGCATGA
- the trpD gene encoding anthranilate phosphoribosyltransferase — protein MRTLPAAEQRLGEQEAEEVFGWILDGETSDEEIARFLREMSTRSETSDEIAGAARALRARLIPIDAPKGTVDCCGTGGDGHHTLNVSTAVSLLVAACGVPVAKHGNRAASSKSGAADTLEALGLNMEAAGRTAEKSLAELGICFLFAKNHHPAMGRIQPIRQQLGVRTIFNLMGPLSNPAGVKRQLIGIARPAYVPIYAAAKAKLGTERTFIASGDEGLDELSIAGGNELADVTGNDFEMRRVNPVQANLPHAPVEAIRGGDPSHNAKALEALLLGAPGPYRDAVLFNAAATLIVAGKTEDWTTGAEMAGEAIDSGAAQQLLADWIAIAQ, from the coding sequence ATGAGGACGCTACCCGCAGCAGAGCAGCGTCTGGGCGAGCAGGAGGCCGAAGAGGTCTTCGGCTGGATTCTCGATGGCGAGACGAGCGACGAGGAAATCGCCCGGTTCCTGCGCGAGATGTCCACCCGCAGCGAAACATCCGATGAGATCGCGGGCGCGGCGCGGGCCCTGCGGGCGCGGCTGATCCCGATCGACGCGCCGAAAGGAACGGTCGATTGCTGCGGCACGGGCGGTGACGGGCACCACACGCTCAATGTTTCCACAGCAGTCAGCCTGCTTGTCGCGGCGTGCGGCGTTCCGGTGGCCAAGCACGGCAATCGGGCGGCGAGCAGCAAGTCGGGCGCGGCAGACACACTCGAAGCGCTCGGTCTCAATATGGAAGCCGCGGGAAGAACCGCAGAGAAGTCACTGGCCGAGCTAGGCATTTGTTTCCTGTTCGCAAAGAACCATCATCCGGCGATGGGCCGGATACAGCCTATCCGCCAGCAGCTCGGCGTTCGCACGATATTCAACCTGATGGGCCCGCTCTCCAACCCGGCAGGCGTGAAACGCCAGCTGATCGGGATCGCGCGCCCGGCCTATGTGCCGATCTACGCAGCGGCAAAAGCCAAGCTCGGCACGGAGCGTACCTTCATCGCTTCGGGCGACGAGGGGCTGGACGAGCTTAGCATTGCCGGTGGAAACGAGCTGGCCGATGTGACCGGCAACGATTTCGAGATGCGGCGGGTGAACCCGGTGCAGGCAAACCTGCCCCACGCGCCGGTCGAGGCGATCCGCGGCGGCGACCCGTCGCACAACGCCAAGGCACTCGAGGCGCTATTGCTAGGCGCGCCCGGACCCTATCGCGACGCCGTGCTGTTCAACGCCGCCGCTACTTTGATCGTGGCAGGCAAGACCGAAGACTGGACGACCGGTGCCGAAATGGCTGGCGAAGCAATCGACAGCGGTGCTGCCCAGCAATTGCTGGCAGACTGGATCGCGATCGCGCAATGA
- the trpC gene encoding indole-3-glycerol phosphate synthase TrpC — translation MNKLVEICETKLGEVAERKQQHSLDSLDAQAKDQTPPRGFRFALERAQQNGFGLIAEIKKASPSKGLIREDFHPAQHARDYADGGAACLSVLTDAPYFQGHEDYLVEARAACDLPVLRKDFMIDPWQVAEARALGADAILIIVAALDDGTMREIETAAIERGMDVLVEVHDEQELERALALQSRLIGVNNRDLRTFTTDLATTERLAVLAPEDALLVGESGIATHADCQRLARSGVCSFLVGESLMRQADVATATRALLQG, via the coding sequence ATGAACAAGCTGGTCGAAATCTGCGAAACCAAGCTTGGTGAGGTAGCCGAGCGCAAGCAGCAGCATTCGCTCGACTCGCTTGATGCGCAAGCAAAGGACCAAACGCCGCCGCGCGGCTTTCGCTTCGCACTGGAACGCGCGCAGCAGAATGGCTTCGGCCTGATTGCCGAGATCAAGAAAGCTTCGCCGTCCAAAGGTCTGATCCGGGAGGATTTTCACCCTGCGCAGCACGCTCGCGATTACGCCGATGGCGGTGCGGCCTGTCTCTCGGTCCTGACCGATGCGCCTTACTTCCAGGGCCACGAGGATTATCTGGTCGAAGCCCGCGCGGCTTGCGATCTGCCGGTCCTGCGCAAGGACTTCATGATCGACCCCTGGCAAGTCGCCGAAGCTCGCGCGCTTGGCGCAGATGCGATACTAATCATCGTAGCCGCGCTGGATGACGGGACGATGCGCGAAATCGAAACTGCCGCGATCGAACGCGGGATGGACGTTTTGGTCGAGGTCCATGACGAACAGGAGCTGGAACGCGCGCTGGCGCTTCAATCGCGGCTCATCGGCGTCAACAATCGGGATCTGCGGACCTTTACCACCGATCTTGCGACCACCGAGCGGCTGGCAGTCCTCGCCCCTGAGGACGCCCTTCTTGTCGGTGAGAGCGGCATCGCGACGCATGCCGATTGCCAGCGCCTCGCGCGTAGCGGTGTCTGTAGCTTCCTCGTCGGCGAGAGTCTGATGCGGCAAGCCGACGTCGCTACTGCGACGCGCGCCTTGCTTCAGGGCTGA
- the lexA gene encoding transcriptional repressor LexA — protein MLTAKQHELIRFIQQRLEETGISPSFEEMKEALDLKSKSGVHRLISALEERGFIRRLPNRARALEVVKLPEDAVTGAGQAKPVNDTGATMAATVTAKSVAPEPANDIIDVPLHGRIAAGAPIEAIEGQASMPVPAALLGPGEHYALEVSGDSMVEAGIFDGDFALVRRSDTARDGEIVVALVDDEEATLKYLRRDGGRIRLDPANGAYEPQVYESHRVKVQGKLAGLLRRYH, from the coding sequence ATGCTGACAGCCAAGCAACACGAATTGATCCGCTTCATCCAGCAACGGCTGGAGGAAACCGGCATTTCACCCAGTTTTGAGGAAATGAAGGAAGCGCTCGACCTCAAGAGCAAGTCCGGCGTCCACCGCCTGATTTCCGCTCTCGAGGAACGCGGCTTTATCCGTCGCCTGCCGAACCGTGCGCGGGCGCTCGAGGTCGTCAAGCTGCCCGAAGACGCGGTTACAGGCGCCGGCCAAGCTAAGCCTGTGAACGATACCGGCGCGACCATGGCGGCCACGGTAACGGCGAAATCCGTCGCGCCGGAGCCGGCGAACGACATCATCGACGTGCCGCTACACGGCCGGATCGCGGCTGGCGCGCCGATCGAGGCGATCGAGGGCCAGGCGAGCATGCCGGTTCCCGCCGCTCTGCTCGGACCGGGTGAACATTATGCGCTCGAAGTGTCGGGCGATTCGATGGTCGAGGCAGGCATTTTCGACGGTGATTTCGCACTTGTCCGAAGGTCCGATACCGCTCGCGACGGAGAGATCGTCGTCGCGCTGGTCGACGATGAAGAAGCGACGCTGAAGTACCTGCGCCGCGATGGCGGGCGGATCCGCCTCGATCCTGCGAATGGGGCCTACGAACCGCAGGTTTATGAATCCCATCGAGTGAAGGTTCAGGGCAAGCTTGCCGGTCTGCTCCGGCGCTACCACTGA
- a CDS encoding ComEC/Rec2 family competence protein, giving the protein MSRIADRCETGLASAGFDRGPWLAVAFGGGIGLWFLLHTPWQWSATIGGLVLVALAALAAWRDRDERAYLLAATIATSLVLAAGIGLVWARSELIGAEPIERPTFERLDARILEREDQPARDRIRLVLAARDAEDGIARAYRVNVPLDQADSALREGVRVRVSARLMPPSPPIVPGAYDFARRAWFDGYAATGSVVGDIEIVEEAGGGGGEGWIAQVQRHLSAHVRDRLDGAPGAIAATLASGDRGAISEADEVAMRDAGLTHLLSISGLHVSAIIAATYLIALKLLALWQWLTLRVRLPIVAAAIAALAGIAYTLLTGAQVPTVRSCIGAILVLTALALGREPLSLRLVAVAAIAVLLLWPESLVGPSFQMSFAAVLAIVALHNAKPFREFLAPREESGLRRFGRRALMLFLTGFVIELALMPIVLFHFHRAGIYGAVANLFAIPLVTFVSMPLVALALAMDVVGLGAPAWWLVGKSLDVLLWIAHIVSAQPGAVKLAPKMPMAAMAVFVLGALWLALWHGRTRLWGALPVAVASGWMWATPAPDIVITRDGRDVGIASADGRLLVLRDSEGSYAQQNLREIAALDGEPVPLAEWLGARCSRDFCSLRIERDGRDWDVLIARSRELIEERALAAACDRSDIVIADRFLPRSCKPRWLKADRRFLEREGGTGIYLAEEHIDTVAEGQGEHGWFRPFVRRNAGSQ; this is encoded by the coding sequence ATGTCCAGAATTGCGGATCGCTGCGAGACAGGTTTGGCGAGTGCCGGATTTGACCGCGGACCGTGGCTGGCAGTTGCCTTTGGCGGCGGCATCGGTCTGTGGTTCCTGCTCCACACGCCGTGGCAATGGTCTGCAACCATTGGTGGGCTTGTTCTGGTTGCCCTTGCGGCGCTTGCCGCGTGGCGCGATCGTGATGAGCGCGCCTACCTCCTCGCTGCGACCATCGCCACGTCGCTCGTCCTCGCGGCAGGGATCGGGCTGGTCTGGGCGCGCTCCGAATTGATCGGGGCAGAACCAATCGAGCGACCGACGTTCGAACGGCTCGATGCCCGCATTCTCGAGCGCGAGGACCAGCCGGCGCGTGACCGCATCCGGCTCGTGTTAGCCGCTCGCGACGCCGAGGACGGGATTGCAAGAGCCTACCGCGTCAACGTTCCGCTGGATCAAGCGGATAGCGCGTTGCGGGAGGGCGTACGCGTCAGGGTGTCCGCGCGCCTTATGCCGCCTTCGCCGCCAATCGTACCGGGCGCCTACGACTTCGCGCGACGGGCCTGGTTCGATGGCTATGCGGCCACCGGCAGCGTTGTGGGGGATATCGAAATAGTAGAGGAGGCCGGCGGGGGCGGCGGCGAAGGCTGGATCGCGCAGGTTCAGCGGCACCTCTCGGCGCATGTTCGCGACCGTCTCGACGGCGCTCCCGGCGCGATCGCGGCGACTCTCGCCAGCGGCGATCGCGGGGCGATTTCCGAAGCGGACGAGGTGGCTATGCGGGATGCCGGCCTTACGCATCTGCTGTCGATCAGCGGCCTTCACGTGAGCGCAATCATCGCCGCGACCTATCTGATTGCGCTCAAGTTGCTGGCCCTATGGCAATGGCTTACGTTGCGCGTACGCCTGCCGATCGTGGCCGCTGCAATCGCTGCTCTTGCCGGGATCGCTTACACGCTCTTGACGGGGGCTCAGGTACCAACGGTGCGCAGCTGCATCGGCGCGATCTTGGTCCTGACGGCTCTGGCGCTTGGGCGCGAGCCGCTCTCTTTGCGCCTAGTCGCGGTCGCAGCAATCGCGGTGCTGCTCTTATGGCCGGAATCGCTTGTCGGACCGAGCTTCCAGATGAGCTTTGCCGCCGTGCTCGCCATCGTGGCACTTCACAATGCGAAGCCGTTTCGCGAATTTCTCGCGCCACGAGAGGAAAGCGGCCTGCGCCGCTTCGGCCGCCGGGCGTTGATGCTGTTCCTGACCGGCTTTGTCATCGAGCTCGCACTCATGCCGATTGTCCTGTTCCACTTCCACCGTGCGGGAATTTACGGGGCGGTCGCAAACCTCTTCGCGATCCCGCTCGTGACCTTCGTCTCGATGCCGCTCGTTGCCCTGGCTCTGGCGATGGATGTAGTCGGGTTGGGAGCTCCGGCCTGGTGGCTGGTCGGCAAATCGCTCGATGTACTGCTGTGGATCGCGCACATCGTTTCGGCTCAGCCGGGTGCGGTGAAGCTCGCCCCCAAGATGCCGATGGCGGCGATGGCGGTATTTGTCCTCGGCGCGCTCTGGTTGGCATTGTGGCATGGAAGAACACGGCTTTGGGGGGCGCTTCCCGTCGCCGTCGCTTCGGGATGGATGTGGGCGACGCCTGCCCCGGACATCGTGATCACGCGTGATGGGCGCGATGTGGGTATTGCCAGCGCGGATGGCCGGCTGCTGGTTTTGCGGGACAGCGAGGGCAGTTACGCCCAACAAAATCTGCGCGAAATTGCAGCGCTCGATGGCGAGCCCGTACCTTTAGCCGAATGGTTGGGCGCTCGGTGCAGCCGGGACTTTTGTAGCTTGCGTATCGAAAGGGATGGTCGAGATTGGGACGTGCTGATCGCGCGAAGCCGCGAACTTATCGAGGAGCGAGCGCTTGCCGCCGCCTGCGACAGGTCCGACATCGTCATCGCTGATCGCTTCCTGCCGCGCTCATGCAAGCCACGCTGGCTCAAGGCCGATCGCCGGTTTCTCGAGCGGGAAGGCGGTACCGGCATTTACCTTGCCGAAGAGCATATTGATACCGTGGCCGAAGGGCAAGGCGAGCACGGTTGGTTCCGCCCCTTCGTCCGGCGGAACGCGGGCTCCCAATAA
- the gltX gene encoding glutamate--tRNA ligase, whose product MASDSGTPEGQVVTRFAPSPTGYLHIGGARTALFNWLFARHHGGRTLLRIEDTDRKRSTQDAIDKIIEGLDWLGLDFDDAPLFQSDRAERHAEVARQLLAAGHAYKCYATPEELEQMRADQRAAKQPMRYDRRWRDRDGSEAPEGAPFVIRLKVPTEGETTIEDAVQGPVTVKNAEIDDYVLLRADGTPTYMLAVVVDDHDMGVTHVIRGDDHLNNAFRQLPVIRAMDAIEGGWPDPVYAHVPLIHGPDGAKMSKRHGAVGVEGYRDEEGVLPEALFNYLLRLGWGHGDREEISREEAIELFDLDGVGKGPARFDIKKLQNLNGHYIREADDGRLARIVAERLDGDADVDLLEQAMPVLKTRAKSVNELVEGSQFLFAKRPLEMTEKAAALLDDEARQRLAGLSKMLHVQNDWTIEALEATTKSYAEQLELGLGKLAQPMRAALTGTTTSPGIFDVLVLLGKEEALARIDAQAADAPGPDGNR is encoded by the coding sequence ATGGCAAGCGATAGTGGAACGCCCGAAGGACAGGTCGTAACCCGCTTTGCCCCTTCGCCCACAGGATACCTGCATATCGGCGGCGCGCGCACGGCATTGTTCAACTGGCTCTTCGCCCGGCACCACGGCGGCCGCACGCTCCTGCGGATCGAGGATACGGACCGCAAGCGCAGTACGCAGGACGCGATCGACAAGATCATCGAAGGGCTCGACTGGCTCGGCCTCGATTTCGACGATGCACCGCTGTTCCAGTCCGACCGCGCCGAACGCCATGCCGAAGTAGCGCGCCAGCTTCTCGCAGCAGGCCACGCGTACAAATGCTACGCGACGCCCGAGGAACTCGAGCAAATGCGCGCCGACCAGCGCGCTGCCAAGCAACCGATGCGCTACGACCGTCGCTGGCGCGACCGCGACGGGAGCGAGGCTCCCGAAGGGGCGCCCTTCGTTATCCGTCTTAAAGTGCCGACCGAGGGCGAGACGACCATCGAAGATGCCGTCCAGGGTCCGGTGACCGTGAAGAACGCCGAGATCGACGATTACGTCCTGCTCCGCGCCGACGGTACGCCGACCTACATGCTCGCGGTGGTCGTCGACGATCACGATATGGGTGTTACTCACGTTATCCGCGGCGACGATCACCTCAACAACGCCTTCCGCCAGCTCCCTGTGATCCGCGCGATGGACGCGATCGAGGGCGGCTGGCCCGATCCGGTCTATGCTCACGTGCCGCTGATCCACGGTCCGGACGGCGCAAAAATGTCGAAGCGCCATGGCGCCGTCGGTGTCGAAGGTTATCGCGACGAAGAAGGCGTCCTGCCGGAAGCGCTCTTCAACTATCTCCTGCGCCTCGGCTGGGGTCATGGCGATCGCGAGGAGATCAGCCGCGAGGAAGCGATCGAGCTGTTCGACCTCGACGGAGTCGGCAAGGGTCCTGCCCGGTTCGATATCAAGAAGCTGCAGAACCTCAACGGTCACTACATTCGGGAGGCCGATGATGGTCGCCTGGCTCGCATCGTGGCCGAGAGGCTGGACGGTGATGCAGATGTCGATTTGCTCGAGCAGGCGATGCCGGTCCTCAAAACACGCGCTAAGTCCGTCAACGAACTCGTTGAAGGATCGCAGTTTCTTTTCGCCAAACGGCCTCTCGAGATGACCGAAAAAGCGGCCGCCCTGCTTGATGACGAAGCGCGCCAGCGCCTCGCGGGCCTGTCGAAAATGCTGCATGTGCAAAATGACTGGACAATCGAGGCTCTCGAAGCCACTACGAAATCGTATGCCGAGCAGCTCGAATTGGGTCTCGGCAAGCTCGCGCAGCCCATGCGCGCAGCATTGACGGGGACGACCACGTCCCCCGGCATTTTCGATGTGCTGGTCCTTCTGGGCAAGGAAGAAGCGCTCGCGCGGATCGATGCGCAAGCCGCCGACGCCCCGGGGCCAGACGGAAACCGTTGA